A part of Gossypium hirsutum isolate 1008001.06 chromosome A07, Gossypium_hirsutum_v2.1, whole genome shotgun sequence genomic DNA contains:
- the LOC107955892 gene encoding uncharacterized protein: MNDLDCTLEQKLKGAMSLLRDEAYKWWLTVNEGASYVDACKHEFLNLTQGDRSVAKYEVKFLRLSHYARGIVASEYERCVRFEDGKKDNLRVLIAPQRECEFAILVKKEKTAEDVKCTECYNKDREKSKNKRDSEPLSGLRKRRQPSECWRRIGAYLRCGSPEHRIRECMLRADQVSTPISGPA; the protein is encoded by the exons ATGAATGACCTGGACTGTACCCttgagcaaaaattaaagggtgcAATGTCCTTGCTTCGCGACGAAGCATATAAGTGGTGGTTAACGGTTAATGAGG gagcgagttatgtggatgcttgCAAGCATGAGTTTTTGAACCTCACACAAGGTGATCGATCTGTGGCCAAATATGAGGTTAAATTTCTAAGGCTGAGTCATTATGCTCGAGGTATAGTGGCATCGGAGTATGAGAGAtgtgttaggtttgaggatggtaaaAAGGATAATctaagggttctgatagctccacagagggagtgtGAGTTTGCGATTCTGGTAAAGAAGGAAAAGACTGCTGAGGATGTTAAGTGCACGGAGTGCTATAACAAGGACCGTGAGAAaagtaagaataagagggattcggagcccttgAGTGGCCTAAGAAAAAG ACGCCAGCCGagtgagtgttggaggaggattgGAGCCTATTTGAGATGTGGGTCCCCTGAGCACCGCATTCGGGAGTGTATGTTGAGGGCTGATCAGGTGTCAACTCCGATATCAGGTCCTGCATAG